ACTTGGGAATGTAACGTTTGCGCAAACCTTTGCTTTTTGTGATCTAGATCGTCTGAAATCTATTACATTTACAAAATAAGCGTGATCTTTGTTCGTTTTTTTTACGCATTTAGTGAACTTTTTATGAGGTTGATGTTCTTAGGCGATTTTTTTGGTAGCAAAAATATGCAATTTGCATAAAGAATGTAGAGGTAAGATCCCTGCTTTCAACAGAAATCTTACCTAAAGTGCGAGAGGATTATTGTTCTTCGATTGCGGTAGGAGATTCAGCAGATGTTAGTGCTGAATTTTTCGCAACTAGACGGATTAAAATCAGTACAGGAATACCGATCAGTGCTGTAGTTAAGAAAAAGATGTTGTAGCCAAAATGATCAACATACATGCCAGAGAAGCCTGCAATGAATTTTGGGAATAGCAACATGATCGAACTGAATAACGCATACTGGGTTGCAGAGAATGCCACATTGGTTAAGCTCGACATAAAGGTAATGAAGGCGGCTGTTGCAATACTAGCACCTAAATTGTCAGCTGAAATGACTAAAGTTAGCATTTCGATATTGTTACCAACGTAGGTAAAGATCATAAACAATAGGTTAGTGATCGCTGATAATAATGCACCTAGTGCAAGAATGCGCAATGTACCAAATTTATTCACCAAGATACCGCCTAAGCCAGCACCTACTAACGTCATGATCACACCAAACACTTTTGATATTGATGCAACTTCACTTTTGGTAAAGCCCATATCAACATAGAATGCATTCGACATCACGCCCATGACAACATCAGAAATACGGTAACAGCTGATCAGCAATAAGATCAGCAGAGCATTCTTGCCATAGCGTTGGAAAAAGTCTTGGAATGGCATGATCACAGCAGTATAGAACCATGCACCTAACTTAGCCTGACGCTTGCCTAAGCCTTTCTGTTGCAGTTTTTGCTGGTATTCATCTTCGATCTTTTCAATAGATGAACTATCAATATTAGGCTCTTTAACTAACAGTGTAGTTATCACACCAATTAGCATCATACCAGCCATGATAAAGTAAGCAGCTTTCCAACCGGATGGATCATAGCCACTGTCTGAGCCAAACCATGCTGCAAAAGCCAGTGCGCCTGCACCAGCCATAATCATTGCAAGGCGATAACCAGCCATATAAGTGGCAGAAAGTGCTGCCTGTAAACGCACAGTGGCTAATTCAATACGAAATGCATCAATAACAATATCTTGGGTTGCAGAAGCAAACGCAACCACGATAGCAAAAAGGGCGAATTGTACGAGATCCGTTTGTGGGTTACTGGTTGCCATTCCGCATAGTGACAAGATGATGATCAGCTGTGAAAACAACATCCAGCCTCGGCGGCGACCAAAAAGTTTGGAAAAAATAGGTAGTGGAAAACGGTCTACTAATGGTGACCATGCCCACTTAAAACCATAAGCCAGTGCCACCCAGCTAAAAAAGCCAATACTGGTACGGCTAACATCAGCTTCACGTAACCAAAAAGAAAGTGTTCCAAACACCAGTAGAATAGGTAAACCGGATGAGAACCCGAGCGCAAACATGATCAGAGCTTTGGGATTTAAATACACACGCCAGTAGGTGGTATTATCCTGTTGTATGGCTTTATCCATATTTTCCTCATAGCACAAGCATCCATTGCGGTACTTGCCAAAAATGAAACTGTAATTTTATCTTTATAAACCAGATCTTAGCAGCATTAAACTAAGTTCGCATTGGGTCATTGTTAATTCGACAACAAGATATGTGGTTAATTCAGCAGTGCTTGCCGAGAAGTTACTTGGGTATATATGGATAGACCAAGATTTCAGGATAGGAAATTTTTTGTGGAAACGAGCAGTGCGGAAACGCCACCTATGAATGAGGGCATAGGTGGCATCATTTATTATTTAACGACTTTCATCGATTCAATAATGATTGGCTTTTGTGGTACGTCTTGCATGCCTGTAGCAGGGCTCGAGCCTGTTGGAATTTTTGCCATGTCTTCTACAACATTAAAACCGTTGATCACTTTACCGAAAACAGCGTAACCAGGATTGTTACCAGCAGCATTTAAGAAGCTGTTATCTTTGTAATTAATAAAGAATTGGTTCGTTGCTGAGTTAGGATCTTGCGTACGTGCCATGGCAACGGTCGCTGTATCATTTTTCAAGCCGTTGGTTGCTTCATTTTTGATTGGTGCATGAGTCGGACGTCTGTTCATGTCTTTGTCAAAGCCACCACCTTGTGCCATAAAGCCAGGGATCACACGATGGAAGATCGTACCGTTGTAACTGCCTTCTTCTACATAACGTAAGAAGTTCTTGCTAGTAATTGGTGCCTTTTCATCATTTAACTGAATAGTGAAATCACCTAAGTTTGTTGTTACTAAAACTTTAGTAGCAGCACTAACAGGTAAAGCAATCAGTAAACATAGTGCGAGTAAAAAACGTGGCATTAAAGATTCTCCGTTAAATATTGACGTAATTCGCCATCATTGGCGATTTCATTGAGCACTGAATTCATCATTTTTTCTAAGCTTTGCGCAATGTCTTCACGTTTCACTTTTAATGGCTCTTGTTTAGTAGAACGTGCTGAATATTGCTTACTAAATGTGCCTTTTGGTGTGGTTACCACA
The sequence above is a segment of the Photobacterium leiognathi genome. Coding sequences within it:
- a CDS encoding peptidylprolyl isomerase, producing the protein MPRFLLALCLLIALPVSAATKVLVTTNLGDFTIQLNDEKAPITSKNFLRYVEEGSYNGTIFHRVIPGFMAQGGGFDKDMNRRPTHAPIKNEATNGLKNDTATVAMARTQDPNSATNQFFINYKDNSFLNAAGNNPGYAVFGKVINGFNVVEDMAKIPTGSSPATGMQDVPQKPIIIESMKVVK
- a CDS encoding AmpG family muropeptide MFS transporter, whose amino-acid sequence is MDKAIQQDNTTYWRVYLNPKALIMFALGFSSGLPILLVFGTLSFWLREADVSRTSIGFFSWVALAYGFKWAWSPLVDRFPLPIFSKLFGRRRGWMLFSQLIIILSLCGMATSNPQTDLVQFALFAIVVAFASATQDIVIDAFRIELATVRLQAALSATYMAGYRLAMIMAGAGALAFAAWFGSDSGYDPSGWKAAYFIMAGMMLIGVITTLLVKEPNIDSSSIEKIEDEYQQKLQQKGLGKRQAKLGAWFYTAVIMPFQDFFQRYGKNALLILLLISCYRISDVVMGVMSNAFYVDMGFTKSEVASISKVFGVIMTLVGAGLGGILVNKFGTLRILALGALLSAITNLLFMIFTYVGNNIEMLTLVISADNLGASIATAAFITFMSSLTNVAFSATQYALFSSIMLLFPKFIAGFSGMYVDHFGYNIFFLTTALIGIPVLILIRLVAKNSALTSAESPTAIEEQ